One window from the genome of Echinicola vietnamensis DSM 17526 encodes:
- a CDS encoding TonB-dependent receptor: MIKMFIRVILVLIFAANCLPALSQVKCAFDVKGKVIDQESQEPVEGAYIWIKELEKGAVTNHNGNFHFRDICEGHYELNVEILGYASKNIQLNVHENVNMTIRLESKDYLIDGVEIVGHKDAVNTLNSITHLGKDLLDENRGGNLGETLKALPGVTTFTTGANISKPVIHGMHSNRIMILNNEVRQEGQQWGGEHAPEVDPFMAEDISVIKGAETVRFGSEAMGGVILVTPPKLPVAAGTSGTATLVGGSNGWNGAAAFSFEGGLKDLEGFGYRIQASSRIGGNIKSPAYYQDNTGMKELNFSGAVGYNSKKLGMELFYSRFATTIGILSDSHTGNSSDLEELIANGRPFSNPDFTYHIENPRQEVTHQLLKAKGHYHLNNDGVINLTYAFQQNNRQEFDIRRGELNDRAALDLELFTNTLDINYEHPSSKNWNGSIGISALQQANNNIPGTGVTPLIPNYDMVNLGAFMIEKYTKGPLELEGGARFDYRYVDAARYNQGELDEQDFTFQNFTAFLGAGYSLNKNWLLTTNLGSAWRPPNINEQFSQGLHHGAAAVEIGDPNLVSEQALKWVNTVNYSSEKLNAELTGYYHKINNYIYLNPTGEEYVSLRGTFNVFEYLQTDAGFWGIDLTTDYTILPSLEWFIKGSLIRAKNLTDQNYLPFIPTDRLETGLVYQADKIGKLELSHLSVAKQRREPDVDLAPAPPGYNLWTARISRDLLVKEKSSLKGSLGITNIFNTEYKDYMNRFRYFTHEMGRNFTLRLKYEF; the protein is encoded by the coding sequence ATGATCAAAATGTTCATTAGAGTAATCCTTGTCCTAATTTTTGCAGCAAATTGCCTTCCCGCATTATCACAGGTAAAATGTGCTTTTGATGTAAAAGGGAAAGTGATCGACCAAGAAAGCCAAGAACCGGTCGAAGGGGCATACATTTGGATAAAAGAGTTGGAAAAGGGCGCAGTCACTAATCACAATGGCAATTTTCATTTCCGTGACATCTGCGAAGGCCATTATGAACTAAATGTTGAAATTTTGGGGTATGCAAGTAAAAACATTCAGCTTAATGTTCACGAAAATGTAAACATGACCATTAGGCTGGAATCCAAAGATTACCTGATTGACGGAGTGGAAATCGTCGGGCATAAGGATGCTGTTAATACCCTGAATAGTATTACCCATTTGGGCAAGGACCTATTGGACGAAAATCGCGGCGGAAACCTCGGTGAAACCCTCAAGGCACTTCCGGGAGTCACGACCTTCACCACTGGGGCTAATATCAGCAAACCTGTCATCCATGGGATGCACAGTAACCGTATCATGATCCTCAACAACGAAGTTCGACAAGAAGGCCAACAATGGGGTGGAGAGCACGCTCCTGAAGTAGATCCCTTTATGGCAGAGGATATTTCAGTGATAAAAGGCGCCGAAACCGTGCGGTTTGGGTCGGAAGCCATGGGCGGTGTCATATTGGTTACCCCACCAAAACTTCCTGTCGCTGCGGGAACATCAGGAACGGCCACCTTGGTAGGAGGATCAAACGGTTGGAATGGTGCAGCTGCTTTTAGCTTTGAAGGAGGACTAAAGGACCTAGAGGGGTTTGGTTACCGTATCCAGGCCTCCTCAAGGATAGGTGGAAATATCAAATCCCCTGCCTACTATCAGGACAATACCGGCATGAAGGAATTAAACTTTTCTGGGGCAGTAGGCTATAATTCCAAAAAGTTGGGAATGGAGCTCTTTTACAGCAGATTCGCCACCACAATAGGAATATTGAGCGATTCACATACTGGAAATTCGTCTGACTTGGAGGAATTAATCGCGAATGGCAGGCCTTTTTCTAATCCTGACTTCACCTATCACATTGAAAACCCTAGACAGGAAGTCACCCATCAACTCTTAAAAGCAAAAGGACATTATCACCTCAATAACGACGGTGTCATTAATCTTACATATGCATTCCAGCAAAACAATCGGCAAGAATTTGATATCCGTAGAGGTGAATTGAATGACCGTGCAGCACTTGACCTAGAGCTCTTCACCAATACACTTGATATAAACTACGAGCATCCTTCGAGCAAAAACTGGAATGGTTCTATCGGGATAAGTGCTTTGCAGCAAGCAAACAATAACATCCCCGGAACCGGTGTCACACCACTCATTCCAAACTATGACATGGTTAATCTTGGCGCTTTCATGATCGAAAAATATACCAAAGGTCCTCTAGAACTTGAGGGCGGGGCCCGTTTTGACTATCGTTATGTAGATGCAGCACGCTATAACCAAGGAGAATTGGATGAGCAGGATTTCACCTTTCAAAATTTCACTGCCTTTTTAGGTGCGGGATACAGTTTAAATAAAAATTGGCTCCTGACCACGAATCTAGGTTCGGCATGGAGACCTCCAAATATCAATGAGCAATTTAGCCAAGGCCTTCACCATGGTGCTGCTGCCGTAGAAATCGGCGATCCCAACTTGGTCAGTGAACAGGCCCTCAAGTGGGTAAACACCGTCAATTACAGCAGTGAAAAGTTAAATGCGGAGCTTACGGGCTATTACCATAAAATAAACAATTACATCTACCTTAATCCTACCGGCGAAGAATATGTTTCGCTCAGAGGAACGTTCAATGTCTTTGAATACCTGCAAACGGACGCCGGTTTTTGGGGCATTGACCTGACCACGGATTACACGATTCTCCCCTCCCTAGAATGGTTTATCAAAGGAAGTTTGATAAGGGCCAAAAACCTTACGGACCAAAACTACCTCCCCTTCATCCCTACCGATCGATTGGAAACAGGGCTGGTTTACCAAGCAGATAAAATTGGCAAACTGGAACTTAGCCACCTGTCAGTCGCCAAACAAAGAAGGGAACCGGATGTTGACCTGGCTCCTGCTCCCCCCGGCTACAACCTGTGGACTGCAAGGATCAGCAGAGACCTATTGGTCAAAGAAAAGTCCAGTTTAAAAGGAAGTTTAGGGATAACCAATATTTTCAATACGGAGTATAAAGATTATATGAACCGCTTTAGGTATTTCACCCATGAAATGGGAAGGAATTTCACGCTAAGGCTTAAATATGAATTTTAA
- a CDS encoding PhzF family phenazine biosynthesis protein, which translates to MEIDYQIISVFTDQNRGYTGNPAAVILLDKLPAERDMQSIAKELKQPATTFLAKEPGEDRFAIRWFAPDAEIGLCGHGTAAATAYLGQKKNGFGKFTFVYPEGKLEGELNADQTVSISAQSIAVIEEITEFPEPILEGLGIPLLAMYRTDNKHIILAKSEQDIAKMDPDFERLSQCDIFGYAVTAQGETVDFVSRTLVPHTMQQEDHATGSSHAMLVPFWAKRLEKKHLNSLQLSKRGGAFKGVLADSGMVTLTGTFQIEKSGKLSL; encoded by the coding sequence ATGGAAATAGATTACCAAATCATTTCAGTTTTTACTGATCAAAATCGAGGTTATACAGGAAACCCTGCAGCAGTGATCCTATTGGATAAACTTCCCGCCGAAAGGGATATGCAGAGTATTGCCAAAGAACTCAAACAACCGGCTACAACCTTTTTGGCTAAGGAACCAGGAGAGGACCGTTTTGCCATCAGGTGGTTTGCGCCAGATGCTGAGATTGGCCTTTGCGGACATGGCACGGCAGCTGCGACTGCTTATTTGGGGCAAAAAAAGAATGGTTTCGGAAAGTTCACCTTCGTTTATCCTGAAGGAAAACTGGAAGGTGAATTAAATGCTGACCAGACCGTATCCATCAGCGCTCAGTCGATTGCCGTCATAGAAGAAATTACCGAATTCCCAGAACCCATTTTAGAAGGGTTAGGCATTCCTTTGCTGGCCATGTACCGAACGGATAATAAACATATCATCTTGGCCAAATCCGAACAGGACATTGCGAAAATGGATCCTGATTTTGAAAGGTTGTCCCAATGTGACATCTTCGGGTATGCTGTAACTGCCCAAGGTGAAACCGTGGATTTTGTCAGTCGGACCTTGGTGCCTCATACGATGCAGCAGGAAGATCATGCCACAGGATCTTCTCATGCGATGCTGGTGCCTTTCTGGGCAAAGCGATTGGAAAAGAAGCATCTAAATTCCTTACAATTAAGTAAAAGGGGAGGGGCTTTTAAAGGAGTGTTGGCTGATAGCGGAATGGTGACGCTTACCGGTACTTTCCAGATCGAAAAATCAGGTAAGCTTTCATTATAG
- a CDS encoding PQQ-dependent sugar dehydrogenase — translation MKNPIASLSVTPPLVIFALILVGSVSCAQDKRPEVRENTPPIEDDPKNYTTETIVEDINNPWGMALLPDGGILVTEKAGELIYAKDGEKKIIPGTPDVVSKGQGGLLDIILHPDYATNGWIYFTYSSGEGEEDGAHTAVMRAKFHGNSLTDQEVLYKATPNTDKGQHFGSRMAFDEEGYLYFSIGERGERDVNPQDITRDGGKIYRIHDDGSIPNDNPFFNEEDAKKAIFSYGHRNPQGMIFHPVYNEIWVNEHGPQGGDEINIVEKGGNFGWPVVSYGINYDDSILTEETSKEGMEQPLYYWVPSIAPCGFALVPEETYPQWAGNLLVGSLKFQYLEMLSLDGKQVTKRTKLMDGAGRLRNVKIGPDNHIYVGIQGTGIVKIIPNR, via the coding sequence ATGAAAAATCCTATTGCAAGCTTATCAGTCACTCCACCCTTGGTCATATTTGCACTTATATTAGTTGGCAGTGTTTCTTGCGCACAAGACAAACGTCCAGAAGTGAGGGAAAATACCCCACCCATCGAAGACGATCCCAAAAACTACACGACCGAGACAATCGTGGAAGACATCAATAATCCTTGGGGCATGGCCTTACTTCCGGATGGTGGTATTTTGGTGACCGAAAAGGCCGGTGAACTGATTTATGCTAAAGATGGCGAGAAAAAGATCATACCCGGCACACCTGATGTCGTATCCAAAGGCCAAGGAGGGCTCTTGGACATCATTCTGCACCCAGATTACGCTACCAATGGCTGGATCTACTTCACCTATTCTTCAGGAGAAGGAGAAGAGGATGGCGCCCATACAGCGGTAATGAGAGCCAAGTTTCATGGCAATAGCTTAACCGACCAAGAGGTGCTTTATAAAGCCACTCCAAATACGGACAAAGGACAGCATTTTGGTTCAAGGATGGCTTTCGATGAAGAGGGATACCTCTATTTTTCAATTGGTGAAAGAGGTGAAAGGGATGTAAACCCTCAGGACATCACACGAGATGGCGGTAAAATATACCGGATACATGATGATGGCAGCATTCCTAATGACAATCCATTCTTCAATGAAGAAGATGCCAAAAAGGCAATTTTTTCTTATGGCCACCGCAATCCACAAGGAATGATTTTCCACCCGGTCTACAATGAAATTTGGGTCAATGAACATGGCCCTCAAGGGGGGGATGAAATCAATATTGTAGAAAAAGGAGGCAATTTCGGATGGCCAGTAGTGTCCTATGGCATCAACTATGATGACAGCATTCTTACTGAAGAAACCAGCAAAGAAGGGATGGAGCAGCCACTTTATTATTGGGTGCCGTCGATTGCTCCGTGTGGATTTGCCCTGGTACCTGAAGAAACGTATCCCCAATGGGCTGGTAACCTCTTGGTAGGATCGTTGAAATTTCAGTATTTGGAGATGCTTTCATTGGATGGCAAGCAAGTTACCAAAAGAACCAAACTGATGGACGGGGCAGGCCGATTGAGAAATGTCAAAATTGGTCCTGATAACCATATCTATGTGGGTATTCAAGGTACAGGTATTGTCAAGATTATCCCCAACCGCTAA